In Odontesthes bonariensis isolate fOdoBon6 chromosome 9, fOdoBon6.hap1, whole genome shotgun sequence, the following proteins share a genomic window:
- the ccdc92ba gene encoding coiled-coil domain-containing protein 92, translating to MGDERSLSQQIQSVERSMVFLRQEHLTLLHGLHLEILSLQKRCTELTSELKVKPPGRSQIELQEEEEILEARCRELESRLADQDCTLGDFRKELSHKGTLVGALRANLKEKERHFLEELKRRSHCSTVLNTELQKQTEAAAYLSFQLHAARQKLHHQRMQQRQGLLAIASSQYGAGQNSVSPLLGASPISPVVKPKRKSIRASSRVERARECVPMEKVMGPAEPTAMPDPALFLHPRRHRARSRHAVALRQPPLGLEREDGEEGGGEGPVEPHDEAARLVSAAAAAPPAAQTKAD from the exons ATGGGTGATGAGAGAAGCCTCTCTCAGCAGATCCAGAGTGTGGAGAGGAGCATGGTGTTCCTCAGGCAGGAGCACCTCACTTTGCTCCATGGCCTCCACCTGGAGATCCTCTCCCTGCAGAAACGAtgcacag AGCTGACAAGCGAGCTGAAGGTAAAGCCCCCGGGCAGGAGCCAGATag AGCttcaagaggaagaggagatccTGGAGGCCCGCTGTCGAGAGTTGGAAAGCCGTCTGGCAGATCAGGACTGCACTTTAGGAGACTTTCGTAAGGAGCTGAGCCACAAAGGGACTTTGGTGGGAGCCCTCCGAGCCAATCTCAAGGAAAAGGAGCGACATTTTCTTGAGGAGCTTAAACGCCGCAGCCACTGTTCAACTGTGCTTAACACAGAGCTGCAGAAGCAGACAGAGGCAGCAGCGTACCTCTCCTTCCAGCTGCACGCTGCCAGGCAGAAACTGCACCACCAGCGGATGCAGCAGAGGCAAGGACTCCTCGCCATTGCCAGCAGTCAGTATGGTGCCGGGCAGAACTCTGTGTCTCCCCTATTGGGAGCTTCCCCCATCTCCCCTGTGGTCAAACCCAAGCGTAAGAGCATCAGGGCATCTTCGAGAGTGGAGCGCGCCCGAGAGTGCGTGCCCATGGAGAAAGTGATGGGCCCCGCAGAGCCCACAGCCATGCCGGACCCCGCACTCTTCCTCCACCCTCGCAGGCACAGAGCCCGCTCCAGGCACGCTGTGGCACTAAGACAGCCTCCACTGGGCCTGGAGAGGGAGGATGGGGAGGAAGGAGGCGGAGAGGGGCCGGTGGAGCCCCACGATGAAGCAGCCAGGCTggtttcagcagcagcagcagcgccccctgctgcTCAGACGAAGGCAGACTAG